A region of Nitrosomonas stercoris DNA encodes the following proteins:
- a CDS encoding GDP-L-fucose synthase, translated as MNNHTIQPGQTAVVLGAGGFLGSHVADALSNAGYQVRLFDRRPSSFQRPEQEMIIGDLMDINQVSSALQGATIVYNFAAIADIDEATNKPLATANLNVIGNIHALEAARLANVRRFIFASSIYVYSESGSFYRASKQAAERFTETYHERYGLEYTILRYGSLYGRRSDQHNSIYRMLHEALHDHSITYHGSGEAIREYIHVEDAARMSVQILAPEFANRHLILTGQEKLRIRDIMTMISEMMPWEVALHFDADKPGHHYQITPYAFQPRVGRKLVSNEHVDLGQGLLDCMQEIHQQLTDTAETSPASATDKQK; from the coding sequence ATGAATAACCACACCATTCAACCAGGCCAGACTGCAGTTGTACTCGGTGCTGGCGGATTTTTGGGTAGCCATGTTGCTGATGCACTGTCCAATGCAGGGTATCAGGTACGCCTGTTTGACCGGCGCCCCTCCTCGTTCCAGCGCCCGGAGCAAGAAATGATCATTGGTGATCTGATGGATATCAATCAGGTATCCAGTGCCCTGCAAGGAGCAACGATCGTCTACAACTTTGCCGCCATCGCCGATATCGATGAAGCCACCAACAAGCCACTGGCTACTGCCAACCTCAACGTTATCGGCAACATCCATGCACTGGAAGCTGCACGCCTGGCCAATGTGCGTCGTTTCATTTTTGCCAGCAGCATCTACGTCTATTCCGAATCCGGCTCTTTCTACCGCGCCAGCAAACAAGCAGCAGAACGCTTTACTGAAACCTACCACGAACGCTATGGGCTGGAATACACCATTTTGCGCTACGGCTCACTCTATGGCCGCCGCTCGGATCAACACAACAGCATCTATCGCATGCTGCACGAAGCCCTGCACGACCACTCCATTACCTATCATGGCAGCGGTGAAGCCATCCGTGAATACATCCACGTTGAAGATGCGGCACGCATGAGTGTACAAATACTTGCGCCGGAATTTGCCAATCGTCACCTGATTTTGACCGGCCAGGAAAAGCTACGTATCCGTGACATCATGACCATGATCTCGGAAATGATGCCATGGGAAGTCGCCTTACATTTTGATGCAGATAAACCAGGACACCATTACCAAATTACCCCCTACGCATTTCAGCCACGTGTGGGACGTAAACTAGTATCAAATGAGCATGTGGATCTCGGGCAAGGCTTGCTGGATTGTATGCAGGAAATTCACCAACAACTTACCGACACAGCAGAAACTTCCCCAGCATCTGCCACAGATAAGCAGAAATAG
- a CDS encoding 6-phosphogluconolactonase, producing the protein MSTDYLIKRHPFKDLASLSAELAQSVAATLRDTIEQHGHASLVIPGGRTPTVYLPQLAKMALPWQQLFVTLSDERWVEPTSDQSNARLVREYFLQHLQPAPRFIPLKTKHAQPDEAIAELNTQLSALPLPLSLVILGMGADGHIASLFPGMTIDTTSTNLCQAATPPAAPSPRISLSLPTLLNSQRIIVVITGQEKRRLVDQLIQAPDPAIPFVRLMQSKSIELFETD; encoded by the coding sequence ATGTCCACTGACTACTTGATAAAACGTCATCCTTTCAAGGATCTAGCCTCATTATCTGCCGAACTGGCACAATCTGTTGCTGCCACTCTGCGTGACACCATAGAACAACATGGTCATGCCAGTTTGGTCATACCCGGTGGACGCACTCCCACCGTCTATCTACCCCAGTTAGCAAAAATGGCACTCCCTTGGCAACAGCTGTTTGTTACCCTCAGTGATGAACGCTGGGTAGAGCCAACCAGCGATCAATCCAATGCACGATTGGTACGTGAATACTTCTTGCAACACCTGCAACCTGCCCCGCGCTTCATCCCACTCAAAACCAAACATGCTCAGCCAGATGAAGCAATCGCTGAACTCAACACTCAGCTATCTGCCTTACCGCTACCACTCAGCTTAGTTATTCTTGGGATGGGAGCCGATGGTCACATTGCCTCCTTATTTCCCGGTATGACTATCGACACCACCTCAACCAACCTCTGCCAAGCTGCCACCCCACCTGCTGCTCCTTCGCCACGCATTAGCCTGAGCCTACCAACACTGCTCAACAGCCAACGCATCATCGTGGTGATAACAGGCCAGGAGAAAAGACGATTGGTTGATCAGCTGATCCAAGCACCTGATCCAGCTATCCCCTTTGTTCGATTGATGCAATCCAAATCGATTGAATTATTTGAAACGGATTAG
- a CDS encoding lactate utilization protein A produces MVASSEDQNNNSLIEELLTEADRCVACGLCLPHCPTYHLTYSEADSPRGRIALMSGVASKRIPLNKKFIQHMDRCLTCRACESVCPSQVAYGRLIDDARTLIHKQGFSVPQGAFSKNSKLRNFVERELFAKPARLDKLRPMLRLLIGSGLLAWLLRRNKLRKNILFQSLPFLTMRNLPGQVWHRVYPAKAALRGEVALFLGCVARMIDTETLLSTIYVLNRLGYKVHIPNTQTCCGALHQHSGQMDMALKLAQQNIHAFSGLNIQAVIHTASGCGVQLTEYASRFGVELPVPTIDINQFLAAQDWSEITFAPLPKKVAVHEPCTLRNTLGAAEYLYTVLQHIPKIEVVALPGNNRCCGAAGTYFLDQPEFATVLRDEKMQAWEQTAADYLVTANIGCALHIANGVAEKGRKIEVLHPVTLLARQMRIK; encoded by the coding sequence ATGGTAGCAAGTTCAGAAGATCAAAATAATAATTCTTTGATAGAAGAATTATTAACTGAGGCTGATCGCTGTGTGGCTTGTGGATTGTGTTTGCCACATTGTCCAACCTATCACTTAACCTATTCCGAAGCAGATTCCCCACGAGGACGCATCGCGCTGATGAGCGGAGTGGCGAGTAAACGTATCCCTTTAAATAAGAAATTTATTCAGCATATGGATCGTTGCCTGACTTGTCGCGCATGTGAAAGTGTGTGCCCGAGCCAGGTAGCGTATGGGCGTTTAATTGATGATGCGCGTACATTGATTCATAAGCAGGGATTTTCCGTGCCACAGGGAGCCTTTAGTAAAAATAGTAAATTAAGAAATTTTGTTGAGCGAGAATTATTCGCCAAACCAGCGCGATTGGATAAGTTGCGGCCAATGTTACGTTTGCTAATTGGAAGTGGTTTGCTGGCGTGGTTGTTGCGTAGAAATAAACTGAGAAAAAACATCTTGTTTCAATCGCTACCATTTCTAACCATGCGTAATTTACCGGGGCAAGTATGGCATCGTGTATATCCTGCCAAGGCGGCTTTGCGAGGCGAAGTAGCGTTGTTTCTTGGTTGTGTAGCCAGAATGATTGATACGGAAACATTGCTTTCCACAATATATGTGCTGAATCGATTGGGTTACAAGGTGCATATACCTAATACGCAAACCTGTTGTGGCGCGTTGCATCAACATAGTGGCCAGATGGATATGGCTTTGAAGTTGGCGCAACAAAATATACATGCTTTTTCTGGATTGAATATTCAGGCAGTCATCCATACCGCCTCTGGCTGCGGCGTGCAGTTAACGGAATATGCGTCGCGTTTTGGAGTTGAGCTACCTGTACCAACTATAGACATTAATCAATTTCTTGCTGCGCAAGATTGGAGTGAAATCACCTTTGCGCCATTGCCAAAGAAAGTGGCTGTTCATGAACCTTGTACATTACGTAATACGCTCGGTGCTGCAGAGTATTTATATACTGTATTGCAACATATCCCGAAAATCGAAGTAGTGGCATTGCCTGGCAACAATCGCTGCTGTGGTGCTGCGGGTACTTATTTTCTTGATCAACCTGAATTTGCTACAGTCTTGCGTGATGAAAAAATGCAGGCCTGGGAACAAACTGCTGCTGATTATTTGGTCACTGCAAATATTGGTTGCGCCTTGCATATTGCCAATGGTGTGGCAGAAAAGGGAAGAAAGATAGAGGTTTTGCATCCGGTGACATTGCTTGCGCGGCAAATGCGTATAAAATGA
- a CDS encoding 5-keto-4-deoxy-D-glucarate aldolase, which produces MSLKARLAQQALTIGSWITLGHPSIAEIMAKAGFDWLVLDTEHSVLELNEVQALIQVLDGQQCPAIVRLTANDSEQIKRVMDAGATGIMVPMIKTAEDAHAAVAAVYYPPEGTRGVGLARAQGYGASFQEYRQWLRDNAVVIAMIEHIQAIENIDAILATPGIDAYIIGPYDLSGSMDRPGELDHPDVQTAIQQVLQAGIRHHKAGGIHVVEPDAIALQQRIKQGFSFLGYSLDIRMLDSLCRTHLNQIRTSL; this is translated from the coding sequence ATGTCCTTGAAAGCTCGTCTCGCTCAGCAAGCACTAACCATTGGTTCGTGGATCACGCTGGGGCACCCCTCAATTGCCGAAATCATGGCTAAAGCCGGTTTCGATTGGCTAGTGCTAGATACTGAACACAGCGTATTAGAATTAAACGAAGTCCAAGCCCTCATTCAAGTATTGGATGGCCAGCAATGTCCTGCCATCGTGCGCTTAACTGCCAACGATTCTGAACAAATCAAACGAGTAATGGATGCTGGCGCTACCGGCATCATGGTGCCGATGATCAAAACAGCTGAAGACGCACATGCTGCCGTTGCTGCGGTGTATTACCCTCCTGAAGGCACACGCGGAGTAGGGTTAGCACGTGCGCAAGGTTATGGTGCAAGTTTTCAGGAATATCGACAATGGCTACGCGATAACGCCGTTGTCATCGCCATGATTGAACACATTCAAGCTATTGAAAATATCGACGCCATACTTGCTACCCCAGGCATCGACGCGTACATCATTGGCCCCTACGATTTATCTGGTTCAATGGATCGACCAGGGGAACTGGATCATCCAGATGTACAAACCGCCATTCAACAAGTGTTACAAGCGGGTATCCGCCATCACAAAGCAGGTGGCATTCATGTGGTTGAACCTGATGCTATTGCACTGCAACAACGCATCAAGCAAGGATTCTCATTCCTGGGATACAGCTTGGATATCCGTATGCTGGACTCTCTGTGTCGTACTCATTTAAATCAAATCAGAACATCATTATGA
- a CDS encoding hydroxypyruvate reductase translates to MSKIVVSTSSFDFDHNPAIQRLRAQGFTVTGNPHHRRLTEEEIIELLGADTIALLAGVEPLTQRVLTTAKALKVIARCGTGMDSVDLQAAQQRNIRVSNTPEAPAQAVAELTMGLMLDSLRQIHHTDRSVRAGEWPRTQGRLLAARTVGIVGLGQIGKRVAKLCQAFGAKVVAHDPHLQQNPEDVELVSLNSLLEQADIVTLHLPYSSDVHHLIDATAIARMQPGTIFINAARGGLVDEAALCTALNSGHIEAAALDSFEQEPYQGPLRECKQAILTSHIGSLARETRQRMEIEAAENLWQDMVAAGLIHE, encoded by the coding sequence ATGAGCAAGATTGTCGTTTCCACTTCCTCGTTCGATTTTGACCATAACCCCGCCATACAACGCCTGCGTGCACAAGGTTTCACCGTTACCGGTAATCCTCACCATCGTCGCCTCACTGAAGAGGAAATTATTGAGCTACTCGGCGCCGATACTATCGCGCTGCTAGCCGGTGTTGAACCACTGACCCAGCGCGTATTAACAACTGCTAAAGCGCTAAAAGTCATCGCTCGCTGCGGTACTGGCATGGATAGTGTTGATCTGCAAGCTGCTCAACAAAGAAATATTAGAGTCTCCAACACGCCCGAGGCACCCGCACAAGCAGTGGCAGAACTCACAATGGGTTTGATGTTAGACAGTCTGCGCCAGATTCACCATACCGATCGCTCCGTACGTGCAGGCGAATGGCCACGCACACAAGGACGTTTGCTGGCAGCTCGCACCGTCGGCATCGTTGGTTTGGGACAGATCGGCAAACGCGTCGCCAAACTATGCCAGGCATTTGGCGCCAAAGTTGTCGCACACGATCCACATCTGCAGCAAAATCCAGAGGATGTTGAACTCGTATCACTCAACTCGCTGCTTGAACAAGCAGACATCGTAACACTGCATCTACCCTACTCATCTGATGTGCACCATTTAATTGATGCAACTGCTATCGCTCGCATGCAACCAGGCACTATCTTTATCAATGCTGCCCGCGGCGGATTGGTTGATGAAGCTGCACTCTGTACAGCACTTAACTCAGGCCATATTGAAGCAGCTGCGCTCGATAGCTTTGAGCAAGAACCCTACCAAGGTCCCTTACGCGAATGCAAACAAGCGATACTGACTTCCCACATTGGCTCATTAGCACGAGAAACACGCCAGCGAATGGAGATTGAAGCCGCTGAAAACCTGTGGCAAGATATGGTGGCAGCAGGATTAATTCATGAATAA
- a CDS encoding 50S ribosomal protein L19: MNLIEQLEREEIERLGKTIPDFSPGDTLVVNVNVVEGNRKRIQAFEGVVIAKRNRGLNSSFIVRRISSGEAIERTFQTYSPLIASMEVKRRGAVRRAKLYYLRDRTGKAARIREKLITRSKIQQQQESKVTENNSATEAEQKVEAAEE, from the coding sequence ATGAATTTAATTGAGCAACTGGAGCGCGAAGAAATAGAAAGGCTGGGGAAAACCATTCCTGATTTTTCGCCGGGCGATACGCTTGTCGTCAATGTCAATGTGGTGGAAGGCAACCGTAAGCGTATTCAGGCTTTTGAAGGGGTTGTGATCGCCAAACGCAATCGAGGGCTTAACTCTTCCTTTATCGTTAGAAGAATATCAAGTGGAGAAGCAATCGAACGTACTTTTCAAACTTATTCTCCTCTTATCGCAAGCATGGAAGTCAAACGACGCGGAGCAGTACGCCGCGCTAAGCTTTATTATCTGAGAGATAGAACTGGTAAAGCAGCGAGAATCCGCGAAAAATTAATAACACGCAGTAAAATCCAGCAACAACAAGAAAGCAAAGTTACTGAAAATAATAGCGCGACAGAAGCGGAACAAAAAGTAGAAGCGGCAGAAGAATAA
- a CDS encoding glucokinase translates to MEQALLYGDIGGTKTLLCSAVVKNGVIEPRHELRYDSRQYASFDAILKDFLQQSGCQPFAMCLAVAGPVVDQQVHLTNLPWVMRADTLAQEFAIPAVKIVNDFEGMAASIEILPPEDLVMLQAGSPSINAMRVVLGAGTGMGVAWLIKQGQHYTPLATEAGHVDFAPTSELQIELLRYLMKKYQRVSIERLLSGRGLTHIFNFLQSTAATNAHQRLGMLEGDQGATITQLTFKQQDPLAQRALDIFAEIYGAYAGDLALAGLCRGGVYLAGGIAPRIVQVLQQPGFTQSFGNKGRYSELVREIPVYVVMNAKAGLLGAGLLAQRMLH, encoded by the coding sequence ATGGAACAAGCGTTGTTATATGGCGATATTGGTGGCACTAAAACTTTGTTGTGTTCCGCCGTGGTTAAAAATGGCGTGATTGAGCCGCGGCACGAGCTACGTTATGACAGCCGCCAATATGCTAGCTTTGATGCCATCCTAAAAGACTTTTTACAGCAATCCGGTTGTCAGCCATTTGCTATGTGTCTAGCAGTGGCAGGCCCGGTAGTTGATCAACAAGTGCATTTGACTAATTTACCGTGGGTGATGCGTGCAGATACATTGGCTCAGGAATTTGCTATCCCGGCAGTAAAAATCGTGAATGATTTTGAGGGGATGGCTGCCTCAATTGAAATTCTTCCGCCGGAAGATCTGGTTATGCTACAAGCAGGCAGTCCCTCCATAAATGCCATGCGAGTGGTATTGGGTGCAGGCACTGGCATGGGAGTTGCCTGGTTGATTAAACAGGGACAACATTACACACCGTTGGCGACTGAGGCGGGTCATGTTGATTTTGCGCCGACGAGTGAGTTGCAAATTGAATTGCTACGGTATTTGATGAAAAAATATCAGCGCGTTTCAATTGAACGTCTGCTTTCCGGCCGCGGATTGACTCATATATTCAATTTTCTGCAGAGCACTGCAGCAACCAATGCGCATCAGCGATTAGGTATGCTAGAGGGCGATCAAGGAGCAACCATTACGCAGCTGACTTTTAAACAACAAGATCCACTTGCGCAACGGGCATTGGATATATTTGCTGAAATTTATGGTGCGTATGCTGGTGATCTGGCATTGGCTGGCTTGTGCCGAGGCGGAGTGTATCTGGCGGGAGGAATTGCACCGCGGATTGTTCAGGTGCTGCAGCAACCCGGGTTTACCCAATCTTTTGGTAATAAGGGGCGTTATAGCGAACTGGTACGTGAAATTCCGGTATATGTGGTCATGAATGCAAAAGCTGGTTTGCTGGGTGCAGGCTTGTTGGCGCAGCGTATGTTGCACTAA
- a CDS encoding ribosome maturation factor RimM: MVILGKITGPHGIRGQVKVFPFTECINGLMQYPKWWLSHNKKDWQIVHPTASSIHKNGLITALDEYQDRTAAAELKGLLIAIPRDQLPELSKNGEDGYYWTDLIGSNVINMRKEPLGSVINLFNTGANDVMQVQLSNGKETLIPFLEQQVIKQVDLELRQIVVDWELDY; the protein is encoded by the coding sequence ATGGTCATATTGGGCAAGATCACTGGTCCGCATGGTATTCGCGGGCAAGTTAAAGTTTTTCCCTTCACTGAATGCATTAATGGGCTCATGCAATATCCCAAATGGTGGCTGAGCCATAATAAAAAAGACTGGCAAATTGTGCATCCGACGGCATCTTCTATCCATAAGAATGGATTGATTACCGCATTGGATGAATATCAGGATCGTACTGCTGCTGCTGAATTGAAAGGACTATTGATCGCTATACCACGCGATCAGCTTCCTGAGCTTTCAAAAAACGGAGAAGATGGATATTACTGGACAGATTTAATTGGATCCAATGTTATTAATATGCGTAAAGAACCACTTGGATCCGTAATCAACCTGTTTAACACTGGCGCAAATGACGTGATGCAAGTGCAACTCTCAAATGGCAAAGAAACATTGATTCCGTTTTTAGAACAACAAGTTATTAAACAGGTCGACTTAGAATTACGGCAAATCGTCGTAGATTGGGAATTAGATTATTAA
- a CDS encoding putative protein YfgD: MSDKITIYQKPTCSKCRAALTILKESDNEFDSINYYEDKLTVDQLREIVQKLGIPAKGLLRADEPLAKGSESASDEELLRLMAENPDLIQRPIVIRGEKAVLGRPPENIKELL; the protein is encoded by the coding sequence ATGAGCGATAAGATAACAATCTATCAGAAACCAACTTGTAGTAAATGCCGAGCAGCATTAACTATTCTCAAAGAAAGCGACAATGAATTCGATAGTATCAACTATTATGAAGATAAATTAACTGTTGACCAATTGCGTGAGATTGTTCAGAAATTAGGTATTCCAGCGAAAGGGCTGCTGCGTGCTGATGAGCCGCTTGCCAAAGGTTCTGAATCAGCGAGTGATGAAGAATTGTTACGGTTGATGGCTGAGAATCCTGATTTAATTCAGCGCCCGATTGTGATTCGAGGAGAGAAGGCAGTATTAGGGCGCCCACCTGAAAATATCAAAGAGCTTCTGTAG
- a CDS encoding 30S ribosomal protein S16, with translation MVIIRLARGGAKKRPFYNMVVADSRRNRDGKFIERVGFYNPRATGGEESLRIQMDRLNHWQSKGAQLSSTVSRLVKQFGKQQATQTSA, from the coding sequence ATGGTAATTATCAGGCTGGCGCGAGGCGGCGCTAAAAAGCGTCCTTTTTACAATATGGTCGTTGCTGATTCACGCCGTAATCGGGATGGGAAATTTATAGAACGTGTGGGATTTTACAATCCCCGCGCAACGGGCGGTGAAGAAAGCTTACGCATCCAGATGGATCGCTTGAATCATTGGCAATCCAAAGGAGCACAACTATCCAGCACTGTTTCCAGACTCGTTAAACAATTTGGTAAGCAGCAAGCTACTCAAACATCAGCATAA
- a CDS encoding 2-nonaprenyl-3-methyl-6-methoxy-1,4-benzoquinol hydroxylase, whose product MLNIDKLIIGFDNAVRTLFAPATTLRPVPGKDLLENEMSESERRKSAALMRVNHVGEVCAQALYQGQALTARNEQVRGALDQAAREETEHLAWTERRIAELGGHKSFLNPLWYSGSFALGLVAGALGDKWNLGFLAETERQVEAHLADHLNRLPQQDDRSRAIVSQMKIDEACHATMAVSYGGAPLPTPIKAAMKFSSKIMTHTAYWV is encoded by the coding sequence ATGCTGAATATTGACAAACTGATCATTGGTTTTGATAACGCTGTACGTACGTTGTTTGCTCCAGCGACGACTTTGCGTCCCGTGCCAGGGAAAGATCTGCTTGAAAATGAGATGAGTGAGAGTGAAAGACGCAAATCTGCAGCGCTAATGCGAGTGAATCACGTGGGAGAGGTATGTGCGCAAGCGCTTTATCAAGGCCAAGCATTGACGGCGCGCAATGAACAGGTGCGTGGGGCTTTGGATCAAGCAGCACGTGAAGAAACAGAGCATCTTGCTTGGACAGAGCGTCGTATTGCAGAATTAGGCGGGCACAAAAGTTTCTTGAATCCGTTGTGGTATAGCGGATCATTTGCACTGGGCTTAGTGGCGGGCGCGCTGGGAGATAAATGGAATCTAGGTTTTTTGGCAGAAACCGAGCGCCAGGTCGAGGCACATCTGGCTGATCATTTGAATCGTTTACCGCAGCAGGATGATCGCAGTCGAGCCATTGTGTCACAGATGAAAATCGATGAAGCATGCCATGCTACTATGGCTGTTTCGTATGGTGGAGCGCCATTGCCTACTCCAATCAAGGCTGCCATGAAATTTAGCTCCAAAATCATGACACACACAGCCTATTGGGTGTAA
- a CDS encoding 8-amino-3,8-dideoxy-manno-octulosonate cytidylyltransferase yields MKTIAIIPARMGSSRFPGKPLAPLLGRTMLEHVYQRVAMSTALDATYIATCDEEIRQAATAFGASVIMTADSHERASDRIAEAATHVEADLIVMVQGDEPMTHPAMVDTAIAPFHHDPQLECVNLVKRIDNEADFRSPNTIKVVMDQQNNALYMTRQPIPTLATAGFDATAAYKQVCIIPFTRACLAEYTQLPPTPLEKLESIDMLRLLEHGHHVKMVATEYDTQAVDTEADLARVAQLMANDPLLSDY; encoded by the coding sequence ATGAAAACCATCGCCATTATTCCAGCTCGCATGGGTTCCTCACGTTTTCCAGGTAAACCATTAGCACCGCTGCTGGGCCGCACTATGCTAGAACATGTCTATCAGCGTGTAGCAATGAGCACAGCGCTTGATGCAACCTACATTGCCACTTGTGATGAGGAGATCCGGCAAGCCGCTACTGCTTTTGGCGCGTCCGTCATCATGACAGCAGATAGTCACGAACGTGCCAGCGATCGTATTGCAGAGGCAGCTACGCACGTTGAAGCTGATCTAATCGTCATGGTGCAAGGTGATGAACCCATGACGCATCCCGCTATGGTTGACACTGCCATTGCGCCCTTTCATCACGATCCGCAACTAGAATGTGTCAATCTTGTAAAGCGCATTGATAATGAGGCAGATTTCCGCAGTCCAAATACCATCAAAGTAGTGATGGATCAACAAAACAATGCGTTATACATGACACGCCAGCCGATCCCAACCCTGGCTACTGCTGGCTTTGATGCAACAGCTGCTTACAAACAGGTGTGCATCATTCCGTTCACACGTGCTTGCCTGGCTGAATATACTCAACTGCCACCAACCCCACTGGAAAAACTCGAATCCATTGATATGTTGCGTCTACTGGAACATGGTCACCACGTAAAAATGGTCGCAACCGAATATGACACGCAAGCAGTTGATACCGAAGCAGATCTGGCACGGGTTGCACAATTGATGGCCAATGATCCATTATTAAGCGACTATTAA
- a CDS encoding IS5 family transposase ISNieu4 encodes MKNTDTAGQKGYDAGKKISGIKRHIAVDTQGLPHAIAVTTAEVTDRKGALQALEHCRPSLGKVQSLLCDSGYTGEPFAEGVREILGKLVTVQIAKRSELHTFAVIPKRWVVERSFAWLEKNRRLWKNCERKLNTSLQFIQLAFLALLLKRF; translated from the coding sequence GTGAAAAACACGGACACGGCGGGCCAGAAGGGTTATGACGCTGGCAAGAAGATCTCTGGTATCAAGCGTCACATCGCAGTTGATACCCAGGGCTTGCCGCATGCCATTGCGGTGACGACGGCAGAAGTGACTGACCGCAAAGGGGCGTTGCAAGCCCTGGAGCACTGCAGACCAAGCTTGGGAAAAGTACAAAGTCTGCTGTGCGATAGCGGCTATACCGGAGAACCATTTGCTGAAGGCGTGCGAGAAATTCTAGGAAAACTGGTTACGGTGCAGATTGCCAAGCGCAGTGAATTGCATACCTTCGCCGTTATCCCCAAGCGTTGGGTGGTGGAGCGCAGCTTTGCCTGGCTGGAGAAGAATCGACGGTTGTGGAAAAACTGCGAGCGTAAACTCAATACCAGCTTGCAATTCATTCAGCTGGCATTCCTGGCTCTTTTGCTTAAAAGATTTTGA
- a CDS encoding tRNA (guanine-N(1)-)-methyltransferase, which translates to MALEFDVITLLPEMFCAITKFGITGKANRNKLYHLHTWNPRNYATNHYRTVDDAPYGGGPGMVMMAQPLDQAITDAKTRQTDTGIKQTHVIYLSPQGQCLDHEKILQLSQLDSMILLCGRYEGIDERLIEEQVDEEISLGDYVISGGELAAMVLIDAVIRQLPGALGDMQSANQDSHVAHLLEYPHYTRPDNYKGKTVPEVLLSGNHARIERWRQQQSIGRTWLKRPDLLTKKYPAGLPDKEKELLEEFKQLQHLAINQQETDTTKGIGVTK; encoded by the coding sequence ATGGCACTAGAATTTGATGTAATCACCCTGTTACCAGAAATGTTCTGTGCTATTACAAAATTTGGAATAACTGGCAAAGCCAATAGAAACAAACTGTATCATCTTCATACTTGGAACCCACGTAATTACGCCACCAATCACTACCGAACGGTAGACGATGCGCCTTATGGTGGTGGACCGGGTATGGTGATGATGGCGCAACCACTAGATCAAGCGATTACGGACGCGAAAACTCGGCAAACTGATACAGGCATTAAGCAAACTCACGTTATTTATCTTTCTCCACAAGGCCAATGTCTGGATCACGAAAAAATTCTACAACTCTCTCAGCTGGATAGCATGATATTACTTTGTGGTCGTTACGAAGGGATTGACGAAAGATTGATAGAAGAGCAAGTAGATGAAGAAATTTCATTGGGTGACTATGTGATTTCTGGCGGAGAATTAGCGGCCATGGTGCTAATAGATGCCGTCATCAGACAATTACCAGGTGCATTAGGCGATATGCAATCAGCCAATCAAGATTCTCATGTTGCACATTTGCTAGAATACCCGCATTATACCCGCCCCGATAATTACAAAGGAAAAACGGTACCTGAAGTATTATTATCCGGTAACCATGCAAGAATAGAACGTTGGCGCCAACAACAATCAATTGGTAGAACCTGGTTAAAAAGACCCGATTTGCTGACAAAAAAATACCCGGCAGGATTACCTGACAAAGAAAAAGAATTATTGGAAGAGTTCAAGCAATTACAACATTTAGCAATTAATCAGCAGGAAACAGATACAACCAAAGGAATAGGAGTAACAAAATGA
- a CDS encoding hypothetical protein (UPF0301 protein SO_3346): MQAVNLTDHFLIAMPSLEDSFFSKTLTYVCEHNEQGALGLVVNRPTGLSVEKLLTQLGMSPKDSAAADLPVLLGGPVQVDNGFVLHEPVGTWKFTLSSNTTIGLTASIDVLQAVADCQGPEKILVTLGYSGWVAGQLEQELAQNAWLTVPAQSDILFDLSFEERLPAAMALLGIDYLNLSNEVGHA; this comes from the coding sequence ATGCAGGCTGTCAATCTAACCGATCATTTTCTGATTGCTATGCCAAGCTTGGAGGATTCATTTTTTTCCAAAACATTAACTTATGTTTGTGAGCACAATGAACAAGGTGCGTTGGGATTAGTGGTGAATCGTCCCACTGGGCTATCGGTGGAAAAGCTGTTGACCCAGCTCGGGATGTCTCCCAAGGATTCCGCAGCTGCGGATTTGCCAGTGTTGTTAGGTGGGCCGGTGCAAGTTGATAATGGCTTTGTGTTGCATGAACCAGTCGGTACGTGGAAATTCACCTTGTCGTCAAATACTACAATTGGATTAACTGCTTCCATTGATGTATTGCAAGCAGTGGCTGATTGCCAAGGACCTGAGAAAATACTGGTCACGCTGGGTTATTCTGGTTGGGTGGCTGGGCAACTAGAGCAGGAATTAGCACAAAATGCGTGGCTAACAGTGCCAGCTCAATCGGATATATTGTTCGACCTTTCTTTTGAAGAACGCCTGCCTGCTGCCATGGCGTTATTGGGTATTGATTATTTGAATTTGTCGAATGAGGTTGGCCATGCCTGA